A portion of the Sandaracinobacteroides saxicola genome contains these proteins:
- a CDS encoding flavin-containing monooxygenase, with protein sequence MVETLDVLIVGAGISGIGTAWHLQKYCPGKRFALLEMRDSIGGTWDLFRYPGIRSDSDMHTLGYRFRPWTKAKAIADGPSIMEYLNEAVDDYGIRDRIRYRHKAVKAEWSSADAHWLVTVETPEGTRQIAANFISMCSGYYNYSKPYRPEFPGETAFRGRIVHPQFWTPDIDYAGKRVVVIGSGATAVTLVPEMAKTAAHVTMLQRSPTYVVSRPAADRIANGLRRVLPEMAAYTITRWKNVLAQLFFFKLARSRPAKVKEKMIEMVRAELPGHDVATHFTPRYNPWDQRVCLVPDADLFESLRAGTSSVVTDTIERFTETGIALSSGKVLEADLIVTATGLDLQLMSDIELVIDGRPHDITTSMQYKAMMYSDVPNLANTFGYTNASWTLKADLTAEYVCRLINHMDKTGMRQCTPRVTDASVTEVPFLDFSSGYVTRAMHKFPRQGSKKPWRVDQNYAVDMLALRYGKLEDGAMIFSNPAGGVTLPQPEWEPVAAAAE encoded by the coding sequence ATGGTTGAGACGCTCGATGTGCTGATCGTGGGCGCCGGGATTTCGGGCATCGGGACGGCGTGGCACTTGCAGAAATATTGCCCGGGCAAGCGCTTTGCGCTGCTGGAGATGCGCGACAGCATCGGCGGCACCTGGGACCTGTTCCGCTATCCGGGCATCCGGTCGGACAGCGACATGCACACGCTGGGCTATCGCTTCCGACCCTGGACCAAGGCGAAGGCGATCGCCGATGGCCCCAGCATCATGGAATATCTGAACGAGGCGGTGGATGATTATGGCATCCGCGACCGCATCCGATACCGCCACAAGGCGGTGAAGGCGGAATGGTCGAGCGCCGACGCGCACTGGCTGGTGACGGTGGAGACGCCCGAGGGCACGCGGCAGATCGCGGCGAATTTCATCAGCATGTGCAGCGGTTATTACAACTACAGCAAGCCCTATCGACCCGAGTTTCCTGGTGAAACGGCGTTTCGCGGGCGCATCGTGCATCCGCAGTTTTGGACGCCGGACATCGATTATGCCGGCAAGCGGGTGGTGGTGATCGGCAGCGGGGCGACGGCGGTGACGCTGGTGCCGGAGATGGCGAAGACGGCGGCGCATGTGACGATGTTGCAGCGGTCGCCCACCTATGTGGTGAGCCGGCCGGCGGCGGACCGGATCGCCAACGGGCTGCGCCGGGTGCTGCCGGAAATGGCGGCCTATACCATCACGCGCTGGAAGAATGTGCTGGCGCAGCTGTTCTTCTTCAAGCTGGCGCGGAGCCGGCCGGCGAAGGTGAAGGAGAAGATGATCGAGATGGTGCGGGCGGAGCTGCCCGGCCATGACGTGGCGACGCATTTCACGCCGCGCTACAACCCTTGGGACCAGCGGGTGTGCCTGGTGCCTGATGCCGACCTGTTCGAATCGCTGCGGGCGGGGACGTCGTCGGTGGTGACGGACACGATCGAGCGCTTCACCGAGACGGGCATTGCGCTCTCGTCTGGCAAGGTGCTGGAGGCCGACCTGATCGTGACGGCGACGGGGCTGGACTTGCAGCTGATGAGCGACATCGAGCTGGTGATCGATGGCCGGCCGCACGACATCACGACCTCGATGCAATATAAGGCGATGATGTATTCGGATGTGCCGAACCTGGCGAACACCTTCGGCTATACCAACGCAAGCTGGACGCTGAAGGCCGACCTGACGGCGGAATATGTCTGCCGGCTGATCAACCACATGGATAAAACGGGGATGCGCCAGTGCACGCCGCGCGTGACCGATGCCAGCGTGACCGAGGTGCCGTTCCTGGATTTCAGCAGCGGTTATGTGACCCGCGCGATGCACAAGTTTCCGCGGCAGGGCAGCAAGAAGCCGTGGCGGGTGGACCAGAATTATGCCGTCGACATGCTGGCGCTGCGGTACGGCAAGCTGGAGGACGGGGCGATGATCTTCAGCAATCCCGCCGGCGGCGTGACGTTGCCGCAACCGGAGTGGGAGCCGGTCGCGGCAGCGGCAGAATGA
- a CDS encoding thioredoxin family protein: MFKTLMTAAAIAIAAPALANAVVGSPAPAFTATDSNGKTHNLADFRGKTVVLEWTNADCPFVKKHYSGGDMQRLQGEARKDGVVWLTINSGAPGKQGHVDGGAANALKKAQGFNSTAYLLDPAGTIGKAYGARTTPHMFVIDGKGTLVYAGGIDDTPTADPADIKGAKNFVRAALNDLEAGKPVQVASSKPYGCSVKY; encoded by the coding sequence ATGTTCAAGACCCTGATGACCGCCGCGGCGATCGCGATCGCCGCCCCCGCCCTTGCCAACGCCGTCGTCGGCTCGCCCGCCCCGGCCTTCACCGCCACCGACAGCAACGGCAAGACGCACAATCTCGCCGATTTCCGCGGCAAGACGGTGGTCCTTGAATGGACCAACGCCGACTGCCCCTTCGTCAAGAAACATTACAGCGGCGGCGACATGCAGCGCCTGCAAGGCGAAGCCCGCAAGGATGGCGTCGTCTGGCTCACCATCAACAGCGGCGCGCCGGGCAAGCAGGGCCATGTCGACGGCGGCGCCGCCAACGCGCTGAAAAAGGCGCAAGGCTTCAACAGCACCGCCTATCTGCTCGATCCCGCGGGCACCATCGGCAAGGCCTATGGCGCGCGCACCACCCCGCACATGTTCGTGATCGATGGCAAGGGCACGCTGGTCTATGCCGGCGGCATCGACGACACCCCCACCGCCGACCCGGCCGACATCAAGGGCGCGAAGAATTTCGTCCGCGCCGCGCTCAACGACCTCGAGGCCGGCAAGCCGGTGCAGGTCGCCAGCAGCAAGCCCTACGGCTGCTCCGTCAAATACTGA
- a CDS encoding protein-disulfide reductase DsbD family protein yields the protein MLKGLLLLLMALALPAYAQPVSQQPHTKVELVAETRTPAPGKPFTVAVVMTPQPGWHTYWKNPGDSGIETRAKWTLPAGATAGDFRYPVPKTYLVSGIMNHVYGTKNALLADITLPAGAPTPFTLAVKLDWLVCDESLCVPESATLSLPLTPGTGAPDPAATATFADARAALPRTLAEPGHFAVANGKLRLAIPFAAPDKVTAAHFFTLGEEVQYAAPQLIGRTNNALIIETAANPSAGAAQAIAGVLRVEQGEEVFGLALTATPGTVPAATPLAPKAADSSGFGLAFALALAGGLLLNVMPCVFPILSLKALSLAKSGASPAAARSEALAYTAGVILICTALGGVAIALAQAGAGAGWAVQLQDPRVILLLMLLTLAIGLNFAGLFEIDLAGKGAGQSLAAKPGAQGAFWTGVLAAFVATPCTGPFMAGALGAALVLPPALGLAVFAGLGLGLALPFLAIGFIPWLRRRLPKPGAWMLTFRRILAIPMLLTALALGWVLGRQAGVDGLALGLLAALLLGLGLWWLGLRQSAFRPGWLPAGLAALAVVAAPVALARIPAPASDNAAEGPGTLKAEAFSAARLAELQAAKTPIFVYFTADWCLTCKVNERGALSRPAVADYFARAGIKVLVGDWTRPDAEIAKFLESRGRAGIPLYLFYRSDGRVEELPQLLTVDHLTGLSA from the coding sequence ATGCTTAAAGGACTGCTTCTCCTGCTGATGGCGCTCGCGCTTCCCGCCTATGCGCAACCGGTGTCGCAGCAGCCCCATACCAAAGTCGAACTGGTCGCCGAAACCCGCACCCCGGCGCCGGGCAAGCCCTTCACCGTCGCGGTCGTGATGACGCCGCAGCCCGGCTGGCACACCTATTGGAAAAACCCTGGGGACAGCGGCATCGAAACCCGCGCGAAATGGACCCTGCCGGCGGGCGCCACGGCAGGCGATTTCCGCTACCCCGTGCCGAAAACCTATCTCGTCTCCGGCATCATGAACCATGTCTATGGCACGAAGAATGCCCTGCTGGCGGACATCACCCTCCCCGCAGGCGCCCCCACCCCCTTCACGCTCGCGGTCAAGCTGGACTGGCTGGTCTGCGACGAATCGCTCTGCGTGCCCGAAAGCGCCACCCTCTCCCTGCCGCTCACCCCCGGCACCGGCGCGCCCGACCCCGCCGCCACCGCCACCTTCGCCGATGCCCGCGCCGCGCTTCCCCGCACGCTGGCCGAACCGGGCCACTTTGCCGTCGCCAACGGCAAACTCCGGCTCGCCATCCCCTTCGCCGCGCCGGACAAGGTCACCGCCGCGCACTTCTTCACGCTGGGCGAGGAAGTGCAATATGCCGCGCCGCAGCTCATTGGCCGGACCAACAACGCCCTCATCATCGAAACCGCCGCCAATCCGTCCGCCGGCGCCGCCCAGGCCATCGCCGGCGTCCTGCGCGTCGAACAGGGGGAGGAGGTCTTCGGCCTCGCGCTCACCGCCACCCCCGGCACCGTCCCCGCCGCCACGCCGCTCGCGCCAAAGGCCGCCGACAGCAGCGGTTTCGGCCTCGCCTTCGCGCTCGCGCTCGCCGGCGGGCTGTTGCTCAACGTCATGCCCTGCGTCTTCCCGATCCTCAGCCTGAAGGCGCTCAGCCTGGCGAAATCCGGCGCGTCTCCCGCGGCCGCACGGTCGGAGGCGCTGGCCTACACCGCCGGCGTCATCCTCATCTGCACCGCGCTCGGCGGCGTCGCCATCGCGCTCGCCCAGGCCGGCGCGGGCGCCGGCTGGGCGGTGCAGCTCCAGGACCCGCGCGTCATCCTGCTGCTCATGCTGCTGACGCTGGCCATCGGCCTCAATTTCGCCGGCCTGTTCGAGATCGACCTCGCCGGCAAGGGCGCCGGCCAGTCGCTCGCGGCAAAGCCTGGCGCCCAGGGCGCCTTCTGGACCGGGGTGCTGGCGGCGTTCGTGGCCACCCCCTGCACCGGCCCCTTCATGGCCGGCGCGCTCGGCGCCGCGCTGGTCCTGCCGCCCGCGCTCGGGCTCGCGGTCTTCGCCGGCCTCGGCCTCGGCCTCGCCCTCCCCTTCCTCGCCATCGGTTTCATTCCCTGGCTGCGCCGGCGCCTGCCCAAACCCGGCGCCTGGATGCTCACCTTCCGCCGCATCCTCGCCATCCCGATGCTGCTGACCGCGCTGGCGCTCGGCTGGGTGCTCGGCCGCCAGGCCGGCGTCGACGGCCTGGCGCTCGGCCTGCTCGCCGCGCTGCTGCTCGGCCTCGGCCTGTGGTGGCTCGGCCTGCGCCAGTCCGCCTTCCGCCCCGGCTGGCTGCCCGCCGGCCTCGCCGCGCTGGCGGTGGTCGCCGCGCCCGTCGCCCTCGCCCGCATCCCCGCGCCGGCGTCCGACAATGCCGCCGAAGGCCCCGGCACCCTGAAAGCCGAAGCCTTCAGCGCCGCCCGACTCGCCGAGCTTCAGGCCGCGAAAACCCCCATCTTCGTCTATTTCACCGCGGACTGGTGCCTGACCTGCAAGGTCAACGAGCGCGGCGCCCTCTCCCGCCCCGCCGTCGCCGACTATTTCGCCCGCGCCGGCATCAAGGTGCTGGTCGGCGACTGGACCCGGCCCGACGCGGAAATAGCAAAATTTCTCGAAAGCCGTGGCAGGGCGGGAATTCCTCTCTATCTCTTCTACCGGAGCGACGGCCGGGTGGAGGAACTGCCCCAATTGCTGACCGTCGACCATCTCACCGGCCTTTCGGCCTGA
- a CDS encoding PEPxxWA-CTERM sorting domain-containing protein — protein sequence MRHISAILIGMAAVVIAPAATANPSFVYMTGSENPWGLTAADAGSPEAAMVTLYGAGNYTRYQGFDATAFNASTSSFIYMEGSERAGAEMISFLNANPGLLDSYLIAGGRLYLNAALTQQPAATVFVALGLSLSPGASNTGTNPRGAMDQLAINGAGTSWSGLAGQPFSTHVVSGTAPLGTFEEIEGSAGPNWLWTYEGGGGYLFLGAQTAPAFHSNGGVGLRVNLLCKANGSDNGICDDIGTPVPEPATWAMLIVGFGLVGSAVRRRRTMAA from the coding sequence ATGCGTCACATTTCCGCAATCCTGATTGGCATGGCCGCCGTGGTGATCGCGCCGGCGGCAACGGCAAATCCCAGCTTTGTTTACATGACGGGCAGCGAAAACCCCTGGGGCCTGACCGCTGCCGACGCCGGTTCTCCCGAAGCGGCGATGGTCACCCTCTACGGCGCCGGTAATTACACCCGCTATCAGGGTTTCGACGCGACCGCGTTCAACGCGTCCACCAGCAGCTTCATCTACATGGAAGGCAGCGAACGCGCCGGCGCGGAAATGATCTCTTTCCTCAACGCCAATCCCGGCCTGCTGGACAGCTATCTCATCGCCGGCGGTCGCCTCTATCTCAATGCCGCGCTCACGCAACAGCCGGCGGCCACGGTCTTCGTTGCCCTCGGGCTGTCGCTTTCGCCCGGCGCGTCGAACACCGGCACAAATCCCCGGGGCGCAATGGATCAGCTGGCGATCAACGGCGCCGGAACCAGCTGGAGCGGATTGGCCGGGCAGCCCTTTTCCACCCATGTCGTTTCCGGCACCGCGCCGCTCGGCACGTTCGAAGAAATCGAGGGAAGCGCGGGCCCGAACTGGCTCTGGACCTACGAGGGAGGCGGCGGCTACCTTTTTCTCGGCGCGCAGACCGCGCCCGCCTTTCATTCGAATGGCGGCGTCGGGCTCCGGGTCAATCTGTTGTGCAAGGCCAACGGCAGCGACAATGGCATTTGCGACGACATCGGCACCCCGGTGCCGGAGCCTGCCACCTGGGCCATGCTGATTGTCGGCTTCGGCCTCGTCGGGTCCGCCGTCCGCCGTCGCCGCACGATGGCAGCCTGA
- the rpsI gene encoding 30S ribosomal protein S9, with protein MSEQQADTRQSLADLAQLKADATVAAAAAAEAGTPAPVAAPVALRAQEIDKQGRAYATGRRKDAVARVWLKPGSGKIEVNGRDQTVYFARPTLRLVINQPFDVAGRREQYDVVATVTGGGLSGQAGAVKHGIAQALSRYEPALRGAVKAAGFLTRDSRVVERKKYGKAKARRSFQFSKR; from the coding sequence ATGAGCGAACAACAAGCCGATACCCGCCAATCGCTGGCCGACCTGGCCCAGCTGAAGGCTGACGCCACCGTCGCCGCCGCCGCTGCCGCCGAGGCCGGCACCCCCGCCCCCGTCGCCGCCCCGGTCGCGCTCCGCGCCCAGGAAATCGACAAGCAGGGCCGCGCCTATGCCACCGGCCGCCGCAAGGATGCCGTCGCCCGCGTCTGGCTGAAGCCCGGCAGCGGCAAGATCGAGGTCAACGGCCGCGACCAGACCGTCTATTTCGCCCGCCCGACGCTGCGCCTGGTCATCAACCAGCCGTTCGACGTCGCCGGCCGGCGCGAGCAATATGATGTCGTCGCCACCGTCACCGGCGGCGGCCTCTCCGGCCAGGCCGGCGCGGTCAAGCACGGCATCGCCCAGGCGCTCAGCCGCTACGAACCCGCGCTGCGCGGTGCCGTCAAGGCCGCCGGCTTCCTCACCCGGGACAGCCGCGTCGTCGAGCGGAAGAAATACGGCAAGGCCAAGGCGCGCCGCAGCTTCCAGTTCAGCAAGCGCTGA
- the rplM gene encoding 50S ribosomal protein L13, translating into MLTRSTASAKPAEVENKWILIDAEGLVVGRLATIIANRLRGKHKTIFTPHVDCGDNVIVINAEKVRFTGNKATQKMYYRHTGYIGGIKEVRADKVLEGRFPERVLEKAVERMIPRGPLGRAQMRRLRIFKGAEHDHAAQAPELLDVAAMNRKNVAVAAAQTK; encoded by the coding sequence ATGCTCACCCGTTCCACCGCTTCGGCGAAACCCGCCGAGGTCGAGAATAAATGGATCCTGATCGACGCCGAAGGTCTCGTCGTCGGTCGGCTCGCCACCATCATCGCCAACCGCCTGCGCGGCAAGCACAAGACGATCTTCACCCCGCACGTCGATTGCGGCGACAATGTCATCGTCATCAATGCCGAGAAGGTCCGCTTCACCGGCAACAAGGCGACGCAGAAGATGTATTATCGCCACACCGGCTACATCGGCGGCATCAAGGAAGTCCGTGCCGACAAGGTGCTCGAAGGCCGCTTTCCCGAACGCGTTCTGGAAAAGGCCGTGGAGCGGATGATCCCGCGCGGTCCGCTCGGCCGCGCCCAGATGCGCCGCCTGCGCATCTTCAAGGGCGCCGAGCATGACCATGCCGCGCAGGCGCCCGAGCTGCTCGATGTCGCCGCCATGAACCGCAAGAATGTGGCCGTCGCTGCCGCGCAAACGAAGTAA
- a CDS encoding COX15/CtaA family protein codes for MASLAHALPRTRPIAIANWLLAVAGLVFAMVVVGGITRLTESGLSITEWKPISGALPPLTDAQWLAEFEKYRQIPEYQLINKGMSLADFKFIYFWEYIHRLLGRVIGLAFALPLAWFAWKRAIPPGYGRRLLALLALGGLQGTIGWWMVSSGLTQRTDVSHYRLAVHLLTALFILAGLVWTALDLRRLAAVPGSRPARLTPLTLAVGLILFVQLLFGAFVAGLNAGQVANTWPLMNERFFPAGVQDQGSLWATLSSDPFLIHFIHRWWAFVAVVALVLLARAARRAGDRPASIALHSAFGVQILLGIATVMTGVDITLAVLHQAVGALLVASTAWAAHAVGSRRSLG; via the coding sequence ATGGCCAGTCTCGCCCACGCCCTGCCGCGCACCCGACCCATCGCCATCGCCAACTGGCTGCTGGCGGTCGCCGGCCTCGTCTTCGCCATGGTCGTCGTCGGCGGCATCACCCGCCTCACCGAATCCGGCCTCTCCATCACTGAATGGAAACCCATCAGCGGCGCACTCCCCCCGCTGACCGACGCACAATGGCTCGCTGAGTTCGAGAAATACCGCCAGATCCCGGAATATCAGCTCATCAACAAGGGCATGAGCCTCGCCGATTTCAAATTCATCTACTTCTGGGAATATATCCACCGCCTGCTCGGCCGCGTCATCGGCCTCGCCTTCGCCCTGCCGCTGGCCTGGTTTGCCTGGAAACGTGCGATTCCGCCCGGCTACGGCCGTCGCCTGCTCGCGCTCCTTGCGCTCGGCGGCCTGCAGGGTACCATCGGCTGGTGGATGGTGTCCAGCGGCCTCACCCAGCGCACCGACGTCAGCCACTACCGTCTCGCCGTCCACCTGCTGACCGCGCTCTTCATCCTCGCCGGTCTGGTCTGGACCGCGCTCGACCTGCGCCGTCTCGCCGCGGTGCCCGGCAGCCGCCCCGCCCGCCTCACGCCCCTCACCCTCGCCGTCGGCCTCATCCTCTTCGTCCAGCTGCTGTTCGGCGCCTTCGTCGCCGGTCTCAACGCCGGCCAGGTCGCCAACACATGGCCCCTGATGAACGAACGCTTCTTCCCCGCCGGCGTCCAGGATCAGGGCAGCCTCTGGGCCACGCTCAGCAGCGACCCCTTCCTCATCCATTTCATCCACCGATGGTGGGCCTTCGTCGCCGTTGTCGCCCTCGTCCTGCTCGCCCGCGCCGCCCGCCGCGCCGGCGATCGCCCCGCCTCCATCGCCCTCCACAGCGCCTTCGGCGTCCAGATCCTGCTCGGTATCGCCACCGTCATGACCGGCGTGGACATCACGCTCGCCGTGCTGCACCAGGCGGTCGGCGCCCTCCTTGTCGCCAGCACCGCCTGGGCCGCGCACGCCGTCGGCTCTCGCCGCTCGTTGGGGTAA
- a CDS encoding phosphatidylserine decarboxylase, whose product MASNPHAAGPAPVPYKIPSVHPEGLKFTGIAAAITLVAFLAGWSVVGWLLVGLTIWVAAFFRDPVRVTPAGEGLIVSPADGLVCQIMRVEAPRQLLGEGGLEPQGLTRVSVFMSVFDVHINRAAIGGTVRRVAYVPGAFVNADLDKASEENERNYILIEGMDGVKVGFTQIAGLVARRILCFVKEGDLVAAGQRIGLIRFGSRVDIFVPDGFNVQVVKGQRAVAGETIVARRDVVAAEPGPAQ is encoded by the coding sequence ATGGCTTCCAATCCTCACGCTGCCGGGCCGGCGCCCGTGCCCTATAAAATCCCGTCGGTGCATCCCGAGGGGCTGAAATTCACCGGCATTGCCGCGGCGATCACGCTGGTGGCATTCTTGGCCGGCTGGAGCGTGGTGGGCTGGCTGCTGGTGGGGTTGACGATCTGGGTTGCGGCGTTCTTTCGCGATCCGGTGCGGGTGACGCCGGCAGGCGAGGGGTTGATCGTGTCGCCGGCGGACGGGCTGGTGTGCCAGATCATGCGCGTGGAGGCGCCGCGGCAGTTGCTGGGCGAGGGCGGGCTGGAGCCGCAGGGGCTGACGCGGGTGTCGGTGTTCATGTCGGTGTTCGACGTGCACATCAACCGCGCGGCGATCGGCGGCACGGTGCGCCGCGTCGCTTATGTGCCCGGCGCCTTCGTGAATGCCGACCTGGACAAGGCGAGCGAGGAGAATGAGCGCAACTATATCCTGATCGAGGGGATGGACGGGGTGAAGGTGGGGTTCACGCAGATCGCCGGGCTGGTGGCGCGGCGCATCCTGTGTTTCGTGAAGGAAGGCGACCTGGTGGCAGCGGGGCAGCGGATCGGGTTGATCCGCTTCGGCAGCCGCGTGGACATCTTCGTGCCGGACGGGTTCAACGTGCAGGTGGTGAAGGGGCAGCGCGCGGTGGCGGGCGAAACCATCGTGGCGCGGCGGGATGTGGTGGCGGCCGAGCCGGGGCCGGCGCAGTAA